Proteins encoded within one genomic window of Flavobacteriales bacterium:
- a CDS encoding PKD domain-containing protein translates to MPCYIVCLFSFTLLSFYSYGQKSWVNDIHNEEKSLYEVQESFESYWEGKTIDKGKGWKPFKRREAFMAPRVYPDGIFPYAKLYEEYSKLKNQPKNLNQTDIEADWQAFGPTSVPYQNNGTKRGVGRINIVEFNPTNPNIIWVGSPSGGLWKSIDGGDNWTSNTDLLPNLGVSDIAIDPTNPDIMYILTGDRDADDTYAYGLMKSVDGGLSWNTTGLSFNLNNAYRGNRILINPNNTNILLVSTRKSGYGETYRSIDGGENWDMVLQGPNFISMEYNVSNPNTVYAVTTGTSKFYRSNDNGLTWDNMTNDVGLPNSGNNRGIIGVTEANPNVVYVLYSSNDDGFGGLYKSVDGGYNFTLQSETPNILSWETDGDGEGGQGWYDLALTVSPTNENIIFTGGINIWKSTNGGQDWNISSHWYGGGGIEYAHADQHILKYNSENGILYAGNDGGLYKSENNGENWIDISDDLQITQFYKIGISQTDYGLLLGGAQDNGTLRCNSQNDWDAVRGGDGMECAIDPTNPLIMYSELYYGDIAKSNNGGANWDNIAPDSDGAWITPYQIDQNNPSRIVIGYNVVYESLDYGENWDSISTTFNGSENIDVICLSPSNDDLIYIAEGEDIFKTNDGGDNWYNISGGLPSKTITSIAVHPDNSNALWTTFSGYSDGDKVFYSSDGGDNWLNISDNLPNLPANTILFYSPNETLFLGTDIGVFYKDSSMTNWQTFNQGLPNVIVNELEYHISSNKLFAGTYGRGVWVTSLPPTSAPVASFNYSSTNECAGLVSFNNNSSNSVNVEWNFGDGNVSTESFTTHQYSTSGDYTVELIVSNNLGADTITQEININLVEPPTASSTQSCTPTSVTLTANNNGTSNEINWYDAPFGGNLVHIGESFTTDELNSTTTFYIESASISDSAQIGEVFHSGNSDYSGSSSSVGSLEFDANESFILESVDVFTNQAGERKIVLFDNEGNIVHEHTEDVPESDNIAHTIELNFQISAGNSYRLTTDNDVSIANFGGENPQLKRSSSNNLNFPYTYNGIVSVNGSYWYGNGGSFLTDYYYYFYNWKIKTICSSARTPVEVQIGSSEPLSIDIINNCPYDSLILSASGNFDSFEWGISSTNQTITVYEEGTYEVTAYDSLGCAATTTIDIPLINSFEITSNEALCEGSSIYLQSIIGLDSYMWSTGETSSVISINSAGTYSITAEDENGCELYDEITIESITASQIEIEYDLDSLVICRGSSADFYVSSSFENMNVVWNNVNLGNEYSQIFLLNGEQEVTVVGIDENGCSSVDTLLLSIIDCQTSIDEFFLNTQLFPNPSDGKFILQHQSSKEEINLIRIIDLQSRLIEQRQVNYDNGVLVEQFDLSALSKGLYLVELNSTYGRSIKKVILE, encoded by the coding sequence ATGCCTTGTTATATAGTTTGTTTATTTTCTTTCACACTTCTTAGCTTCTATTCCTACGGTCAAAAAAGCTGGGTAAATGATATTCATAATGAAGAAAAGTCTTTATATGAAGTTCAGGAGAGTTTTGAAAGTTATTGGGAAGGAAAAACTATTGACAAAGGTAAAGGCTGGAAGCCATTTAAACGCCGAGAAGCTTTTATGGCACCAAGAGTATATCCTGATGGTATTTTCCCTTATGCAAAGCTGTATGAAGAATATAGTAAACTTAAAAACCAACCTAAAAACTTAAATCAGACCGACATCGAAGCCGACTGGCAAGCATTTGGTCCTACTAGTGTGCCATACCAAAATAATGGCACAAAAAGAGGTGTTGGAAGGATTAATATTGTAGAATTCAACCCAACTAACCCTAATATAATTTGGGTTGGCTCACCTAGTGGTGGACTTTGGAAATCAATTGATGGTGGTGATAATTGGACTAGTAACACCGATTTGTTACCAAACTTAGGTGTTTCCGATATTGCAATAGATCCAACAAACCCTGATATCATGTACATCTTAACTGGTGATAGAGATGCTGATGATACTTATGCATATGGATTAATGAAATCTGTTGATGGCGGATTAAGCTGGAACACGACCGGTTTATCATTCAACTTAAATAATGCCTATAGAGGAAATAGAATTTTAATCAATCCTAATAACACAAACATTCTACTTGTTTCGACTCGAAAGTCTGGATATGGTGAAACCTACCGTTCAATTGATGGTGGAGAAAATTGGGATATGGTTTTACAAGGACCTAACTTCATATCAATGGAGTATAATGTATCCAATCCAAACACAGTATATGCAGTCACAACAGGAACTAGTAAGTTTTATCGTTCAAACGATAATGGATTAACTTGGGACAACATGACCAATGATGTTGGTCTTCCAAACTCTGGAAATAACAGAGGTATTATTGGTGTCACTGAAGCCAATCCAAACGTAGTATATGTATTGTATAGTTCTAATGACGATGGCTTTGGCGGTCTCTACAAGTCTGTCGATGGTGGTTATAATTTCACTCTTCAATCTGAAACTCCAAATATATTAAGCTGGGAAACTGACGGTGATGGAGAAGGTGGTCAAGGTTGGTACGACTTGGCGCTAACAGTATCTCCTACAAATGAAAATATAATATTCACTGGTGGGATTAACATTTGGAAATCTACAAATGGTGGTCAAGATTGGAATATTAGCTCTCATTGGTATGGTGGTGGAGGTATAGAATATGCCCATGCTGACCAACATATATTGAAGTATAATTCAGAAAATGGCATTTTATATGCTGGTAATGACGGTGGTCTTTATAAAAGTGAAAATAACGGTGAAAACTGGATAGATATTAGTGATGACCTTCAAATCACTCAATTCTATAAAATTGGAATATCTCAAACTGATTATGGTCTTTTATTAGGAGGAGCACAGGATAACGGCACCTTGAGGTGTAATTCACAAAATGATTGGGATGCCGTAAGAGGTGGAGATGGCATGGAGTGTGCTATTGACCCTACAAACCCCCTCATTATGTATTCTGAGTTATATTATGGAGATATTGCTAAATCTAACAACGGAGGTGCTAATTGGGATAATATTGCACCTGACTCTGACGGTGCATGGATTACTCCCTACCAAATTGACCAAAATAACCCAAGTAGAATAGTCATTGGCTATAATGTAGTATATGAAAGCTTAGATTATGGGGAAAATTGGGATTCTATTTCTACAACCTTCAACGGATCAGAAAACATTGACGTTATATGTTTATCACCTTCTAATGATGATTTAATTTATATAGCTGAAGGTGAAGATATTTTCAAAACTAATGATGGAGGAGATAATTGGTATAATATAAGTGGTGGCTTACCGAGTAAAACTATTACTTCAATTGCTGTACACCCTGACAATTCTAATGCGTTATGGACTACATTTTCTGGATACTCTGATGGAGATAAAGTGTTTTACTCCTCAGATGGTGGTGATAATTGGTTGAATATTTCAGATAATCTCCCAAACTTACCTGCAAACACTATTCTATTCTACAGTCCTAATGAGACTCTATTTTTAGGAACTGATATAGGTGTTTTTTATAAAGACTCCTCAATGACTAATTGGCAAACCTTTAACCAAGGTTTACCTAATGTAATTGTTAACGAATTAGAGTATCATATCAGCTCAAATAAATTATTTGCTGGAACATACGGCAGAGGGGTTTGGGTAACGTCATTACCTCCTACTTCAGCGCCTGTAGCTTCTTTTAACTATAGCTCTACAAATGAATGTGCTGGATTGGTTTCATTTAACAATAACTCTTCAAACTCCGTAAATGTAGAATGGAATTTTGGGGATGGTAACGTATCAACGGAAAGCTTCACTACTCATCAGTATTCTACAAGTGGTGACTACACCGTTGAACTAATTGTATCAAATAATTTAGGAGCTGATACCATTACACAAGAAATAAATATAAACCTAGTAGAGCCTCCAACCGCTTCTTCAACTCAGAGTTGTACCCCAACAAGTGTTACACTTACTGCCAATAACAACGGTACATCAAACGAGATAAATTGGTACGATGCGCCATTCGGAGGAAACCTTGTTCATATTGGAGAAAGCTTCACTACGGACGAATTAAATTCTACTACCACTTTTTATATTGAATCAGCATCCATTTCAGATTCTGCACAAATCGGTGAAGTTTTTCATTCAGGGAATTCAGATTATAGCGGCTCATCTTCAAGTGTTGGCTCTTTAGAATTTGATGCTAATGAAAGTTTTATACTTGAGTCTGTTGATGTGTTCACTAACCAAGCTGGCGAAAGAAAAATTGTACTTTTTGATAATGAAGGAAATATCGTTCATGAACACACTGAAGATGTTCCAGAAAGTGACAATATAGCACATACTATTGAATTAAACTTTCAGATTAGTGCTGGAAATAGCTACAGATTAACTACCGATAATGATGTAAGCATCGCTAATTTTGGGGGCGAAAACCCACAGCTTAAACGTTCAAGCTCTAACAATTTAAACTTCCCATATACATATAATGGTATTGTATCTGTCAATGGATCCTACTGGTATGGAAATGGCGGAAGTTTTTTGACTGACTACTACTACTACTTTTATAACTGGAAAATAAAAACAATATGCTCTAGTGCACGAACTCCAGTAGAAGTGCAAATTGGCAGCAGTGAGCCTTTAAGTATTGACATCATTAACAATTGCCCTTACGACAGTCTAATATTAAGTGCTTCTGGTAATTTTGATTCATTTGAATGGGGTATTTCATCGACAAATCAAACCATTACTGTATATGAAGAAGGCACTTATGAAGTAACAGCCTATGATTCTTTGGGCTGTGCAGCCACTACCACCATAGATATTCCTTTAATTAATTCCTTTGAAATAACATCGAACGAGGCTCTTTGTGAAGGTTCAAGTATTTATTTACAATCTATTATAGGGCTTGATTCATACATGTGGAGTACCGGTGAGACGAGTAGTGTAATATCTATAAATTCAGCAGGCACATACTCTATTACTGCTGAAGATGAAAACGGTTGCGAATTATACGATGAAATTACTATTGAGTCAATAACCGCAAGTCAAATAGAAATTGAATACGACCTAGACTCGCTAGTAATATGCAGGGGTAGTAGTGCAGATTTCTATGTATCATCAAGTTTTGAAAATATGAATGTGGTTTGGAATAATGTTAATTTAGGTAATGAGTATTCACAAATTTTTCTGTTGAATGGTGAACAAGAAGTCACGGTAGTTGGAATT
- a CDS encoding zinc metallopeptidase — MIWLIIIFFMIVGGIVSSRLKNKFKKYSQVSLANGMTGKDIAEKMLVDHGIRDVKVVSVPGRLTDHYNPSDKTVNLSPDVYSRCSVASAAVAAHECGHAVQHAQAYSWLQLRSTLVPAVSFSSKMLNFIFIMMFLGAGFLGWFGIDTALLVVIVFQSAITLFTLVTLPVEFDASNRALIWLKQKNITSQQNHPLAMDALKWAAGTYVVAALASLTQLAYYIMLYLGNRD, encoded by the coding sequence ATGATTTGGTTAATTATTATATTTTTCATGATTGTTGGTGGAATTGTCAGCAGTCGACTCAAAAATAAATTCAAAAAATATTCGCAGGTTTCTTTAGCTAACGGTATGACAGGGAAAGATATAGCTGAAAAAATGCTAGTAGACCATGGAATTCGTGATGTAAAAGTCGTTTCTGTTCCTGGTCGATTGACAGACCACTACAATCCTTCTGATAAAACGGTAAACCTCAGCCCTGACGTATATTCTCGTTGTAGTGTTGCTTCTGCTGCTGTTGCTGCCCATGAGTGCGGACACGCCGTGCAACATGCACAAGCCTATTCTTGGTTACAATTACGTTCTACTCTTGTTCCTGCGGTTTCATTTAGCTCAAAAATGTTGAATTTCATTTTTATTATGATGTTCCTAGGTGCAGGCTTTCTTGGATGGTTTGGAATTGATACTGCTCTTCTTGTAGTTATAGTATTCCAATCTGCTATTACCCTTTTTACACTAGTAACATTGCCCGTTGAGTTTGACGCAAGTAATAGAGCACTAATTTGGCTCAAACAAAAAAATATAACTAGTCAACAGAATCATCCTTTAGCAATGGATGCACTAAAGTGGGCCGCTGGAACTTATGTTGTAGCTGCTCTAGCCTCTTTAACCCAATTGGCTTATTACATCATGCTTTACTTGGGCAACAGAGACTAA
- a CDS encoding histidine--tRNA ligase, with protein MAKTPTIPKGTRDFSPSDMRKRNYVFQILKQAFEKYGFDQIETPAMENLDTLTGKYGDEGDKLIFKILNSGDFLSDTQYNANSTYRSIVSDISKKALRYDLTVPFARYVVQNRNDITFPFRRYQIQNVWRADRPQKGRYREFFQCDADIIGTESLISELELIQLYDDVFDTLKLNDFSIKLNNRKVLSGIAEVIGERDRLIDITIALDKLDKIGQEKVKQELMTKGLSEQSINKLDLLFTLNGTSDEKLNTLKQFLTNSEIGLKGVDELAFIINSFKKINLKAAKLEIDVTLARGLDYYTGAIIEVVANQVKIGSIGGGGRYDNLTGVFGLDNMSGVGVSFGFDRICLVLNELNLFPEISKSNTRVLFANFGSAEALYAYNLLNILRDKGVNSEIYPSSDKLKKQMQYADRKGVEFVVLIGDNEIKENILTVKNMFDGSQKNMTFEDFILTLKPN; from the coding sequence ATGGCTAAAACACCAACAATTCCAAAGGGAACAAGGGATTTTTCTCCTTCTGATATGAGAAAAAGGAACTATGTGTTTCAAATTTTAAAACAAGCTTTTGAAAAATATGGCTTCGATCAGATTGAAACTCCTGCTATGGAAAATCTCGACACCCTTACAGGTAAATATGGTGATGAAGGAGATAAGCTAATTTTTAAGATTCTTAACTCTGGTGACTTTTTATCTGATACTCAATATAACGCTAACAGTACATATAGATCTATAGTTTCCGATATTTCAAAAAAAGCTTTACGATATGATTTGACGGTTCCATTTGCTCGATATGTTGTTCAAAATAGAAATGATATAACGTTTCCATTTAGAAGATACCAAATTCAAAACGTTTGGAGAGCAGATAGACCTCAAAAAGGGAGATACAGAGAGTTTTTTCAGTGTGATGCAGATATTATAGGTACAGAATCACTCATCTCAGAGCTTGAATTAATTCAATTATACGATGATGTTTTTGATACTTTGAAATTAAATGACTTTTCAATTAAATTAAACAATAGAAAAGTATTAAGTGGTATTGCTGAAGTCATTGGTGAAAGAGATCGACTTATTGATATTACTATCGCTTTAGATAAGCTTGATAAAATTGGGCAAGAAAAAGTAAAACAAGAGCTTATGACTAAGGGGCTTTCAGAACAATCTATTAATAAGCTAGATTTACTTTTTACTTTGAATGGAACTTCTGATGAAAAACTAAATACATTAAAACAGTTTTTGACTAATTCTGAAATTGGTCTAAAAGGTGTAGATGAGTTGGCGTTTATTATCAATTCATTCAAAAAAATCAATTTAAAAGCCGCTAAACTTGAGATAGATGTAACGTTAGCACGAGGTCTTGATTATTACACTGGAGCTATAATTGAAGTAGTTGCCAATCAGGTTAAAATAGGAAGTATTGGAGGTGGAGGAAGATACGATAATCTTACAGGTGTATTTGGACTTGATAATATGTCAGGAGTTGGTGTTTCATTTGGTTTTGATAGAATTTGCTTAGTATTAAACGAACTAAACTTGTTCCCAGAGATATCAAAATCAAATACTAGAGTACTATTTGCTAATTTTGGTAGTGCTGAAGCACTTTACGCCTATAATTTGCTAAATATTTTACGTGACAAAGGTGTAAATTCTGAAATATATCCGTCAAGCGACAAGTTAAAAAAACAAATGCAATATGCCGATAGGAAAGGCGTTGAATTTGTTGTACTCATTGGTGATAACGAGATAAAAGAGAACATATTAACAGTAAAAAATATGTTTGATGGCTCACAAAAAAACATGACCTTTGAAGACTTTATTTTAACCCTTAAACCTAATTAA
- a CDS encoding DUF4625 domain-containing protein, with product MKNVFKILILSLLFAACSQENEVPTINSFTLDNSTIQKEEGALLKFSYSFSDDSGLNQFRVSVIDDFEDARLSSAPWNYDKDYDLSGTSSSDSLSIALPYPDLEPGRYKLTLIVQDIDGEETAESKTFYIVQP from the coding sequence ATGAAAAATGTATTTAAAATTTTAATTCTATCACTATTATTTGCTGCTTGTAGTCAAGAAAATGAAGTGCCAACAATCAATTCGTTTACACTAGATAATTCCACTATCCAAAAAGAAGAAGGTGCACTACTTAAATTTAGCTATTCATTTTCTGATGATAGCGGATTAAATCAATTTAGAGTCTCAGTAATTGATGATTTTGAAGACGCTAGATTATCTTCTGCACCTTGGAATTACGATAAAGATTATGATTTATCAGGAACATCTTCGTCAGATTCATTATCTATTGCTTTACCTTACCCTGATTTAGAACCAGGAAGATATAAGCTTACTCTTATTGTACAAGATATCGATGGAGAAGAAACGGCAGAAAGCAAAACTTTTTACATTGTCCAGCCATAA
- a CDS encoding CinA family nicotinamide mononucleotide deamidase-related protein, with protein sequence MKADIITIGDEILIGQTLDTNSAWIGNELESNGIHVNQITTVSDNSEHIISCLSESLKKVDFVFITGGLGPTKDDITKKTLCNFFDDELILSEDVLNHITHYFDKRSRVVNDYTRLQALVPSNCKIIPNHKGTAPGMWFDYKGKVVVSMPGVPHEMKNMMYSVIDELKERYNLLEIVHKTVYTRGIIESALAETISDWEEALPKEIKLAYLPSLSCLMLRFTARGNDKLYLENLIKESIQSLKPIICSYYSPIQKRLSEEVVAEVLLEKNATISTAESCTGGNIAKMLTSISGSSNYFVGSVVAYSNTIKEEVLNIRPEVIKTYGVVSEEVAREMALSSKKIFKSDYAIATTGLASTEDIDGVTGGTICYAIASPEGVFSQKVIFNTSRKENIQRASNKALNYLISLF encoded by the coding sequence ATGAAGGCAGATATAATAACGATAGGTGACGAAATTCTAATTGGTCAGACATTGGACACCAATTCGGCTTGGATTGGTAACGAATTGGAGAGTAACGGAATACACGTTAACCAGATTACTACCGTATCTGATAATAGTGAACATATTATATCTTGCCTTTCAGAATCTCTTAAAAAAGTAGATTTTGTTTTCATCACTGGTGGATTAGGGCCTACTAAGGATGATATTACTAAAAAAACACTCTGTAATTTTTTTGACGATGAATTGATTTTGAGCGAGGATGTTTTGAATCATATAACTCATTATTTTGATAAAAGGAGTAGAGTAGTCAATGATTACACAAGATTACAAGCTTTAGTTCCATCAAATTGTAAAATAATTCCCAATCACAAAGGAACCGCCCCAGGAATGTGGTTTGATTATAAGGGTAAAGTGGTTGTATCCATGCCAGGTGTGCCTCATGAAATGAAAAACATGATGTATAGTGTGATTGACGAACTGAAAGAAAGATATAATCTTTTGGAAATTGTACACAAGACGGTGTATACAAGAGGTATTATAGAGTCTGCTTTAGCAGAAACTATTTCTGATTGGGAAGAAGCGTTACCTAAAGAGATAAAACTCGCTTATTTGCCCTCACTTTCATGTCTAATGTTACGCTTCACCGCTAGGGGAAACGACAAGTTATACCTTGAAAATTTAATAAAAGAAAGTATCCAAAGTTTAAAACCTATCATTTGTAGCTATTATTCTCCAATTCAAAAACGACTCAGTGAAGAAGTTGTTGCTGAGGTTTTATTGGAGAAAAATGCAACAATTTCTACAGCTGAAAGCTGTACAGGAGGTAATATTGCTAAAATGCTAACGTCAATAAGTGGCAGTTCAAACTATTTTGTTGGTTCTGTTGTGGCCTATTCTAACACAATTAAAGAAGAGGTGTTAAATATAAGACCAGAAGTAATTAAAACTTATGGTGTGGTCAGTGAAGAAGTTGCAAGAGAAATGGCATTGTCATCAAAGAAAATTTTTAAAAGCGATTATGCTATAGCAACCACCGGTTTAGCATCTACAGAAGATATAGATGGTGTGACTGGAGGAACAATTTGCTACGCTATAGCTAGTCCAGAGGGTGTATTTAGTCAAAAAGTGATTTTCAACACTTCAAGGAAGGAAAACATACAAAGAGCATCCAACAAAGCACTTAATTATCTCATTAGTTTATTCTAA
- a CDS encoding 50S ribosomal protein L28 produces the protein MARICDITGKKVMVGNNVSHSNRKTKRKFYPNLQTKKFFIPESGEWITLKVSTNALRTIDKKGISAVLKQALENDNVLI, from the coding sequence ATGGCAAGAATTTGCGATATTACAGGAAAGAAAGTAATGGTTGGAAACAACGTTTCTCACTCTAACAGAAAAACAAAGAGAAAGTTTTATCCAAATTTACAAACTAAGAAGTTCTTTATCCCTGAGTCAGGCGAGTGGATTACGTTAAAAGTATCTACAAACGCACTAAGAACAATTGATAAAAAAGGTATAAGTGCTGTATTAAAACAAGCTTTAGAAAACGACAATGTATTGATCTAA
- a CDS encoding M1 family metallopeptidase: MKKTVLFLFLIQSLIGSAQEFGRADSLRGYLSEYRKCYDVNYYHLNISVKPSDKSIRGYSEIHFDALTDFNTFQIDLFENMTISQIQFEGREQSFSREFNAVFISLDREVYEGENVFVRVYYSGNPKVAVSPPWDGGFSWEKDANGYDWVGVSCQGLGASAWWPNKDHQSDEPDSMLISCQVPAALQCISNGNLRFHDLRKSTKHYNTFHWFVSYPINNYDVSINIGNYANFSDKHINGKDTLDLDYYVLTYNEEKAKKHFEQVKPMLNCFEKYFGPYPFKKDGYALVETPYLGMEHQSAIAYGNQYKQGYLGNTRYTAGLKFDYIIIHETGHEWWGNSITANDIADMWIQETFCTYSEVLFVECMYGYDAMIKYVENQMSMTQNRRPIVGIPDVHYKGSTDMYAKGSAMLHTLRSLIENDSIWFDIIKSMTLEFEHQTVDGRDVLDFINDKSGYDFNNFFEQYLYHSKLPVLEYELVGWGKRKTLKYRWNAIDEFDMPIKVTTSKNTYEWIYPSGEWKELDFNIWRKDFKIARHLFLVDVKNLK, from the coding sequence ATGAAAAAAACAGTTTTATTTTTATTTTTAATCCAATCCTTAATTGGTTCAGCCCAAGAATTTGGTAGAGCCGATAGTTTACGAGGTTATTTATCAGAATATAGAAAGTGCTATGATGTTAACTATTACCACCTTAATATCTCTGTAAAACCCTCTGATAAATCTATAAGAGGTTATTCGGAAATTCACTTTGATGCACTCACAGACTTTAATACTTTTCAAATAGATCTTTTTGAAAATATGACTATTAGTCAGATTCAATTTGAAGGAAGGGAGCAGTCATTTTCTAGAGAATTTAATGCAGTTTTTATTTCACTTGATAGAGAAGTATATGAGGGAGAGAATGTATTTGTAAGAGTGTATTATAGTGGTAATCCCAAAGTGGCAGTATCACCTCCTTGGGATGGCGGCTTTTCTTGGGAAAAAGATGCCAACGGATATGACTGGGTAGGAGTATCATGTCAAGGCTTAGGAGCTAGCGCTTGGTGGCCAAACAAAGACCATCAATCCGATGAGCCAGACAGTATGCTGATAAGCTGCCAAGTTCCAGCAGCATTACAATGTATCTCAAATGGGAATTTAAGGTTTCACGATCTAAGGAAATCAACAAAGCATTATAATACCTTTCATTGGTTTGTGTCTTATCCTATAAATAACTACGATGTTTCAATAAACATTGGAAATTACGCTAACTTCTCGGATAAGCATATTAACGGTAAAGACACTTTAGATTTAGATTACTATGTGTTAACTTACAATGAAGAGAAAGCAAAAAAGCATTTTGAACAAGTAAAGCCTATGCTTAATTGCTTTGAAAAGTATTTTGGACCATACCCATTTAAAAAGGATGGTTATGCTTTGGTAGAAACGCCATATTTAGGAATGGAGCATCAAAGTGCAATTGCTTATGGAAATCAATACAAGCAAGGATACTTAGGCAATACAAGGTACACTGCAGGTTTAAAGTTCGATTATATTATTATCCACGAAACAGGTCATGAGTGGTGGGGTAATAGTATTACAGCAAATGATATTGCTGACATGTGGATACAAGAAACATTTTGCACCTATTCTGAAGTTCTGTTTGTTGAATGTATGTATGGCTATGACGCTATGATTAAATATGTAGAAAATCAAATGTCAATGACGCAGAATAGACGTCCAATTGTGGGTATTCCTGATGTGCACTATAAAGGAAGTACAGATATGTATGCAAAAGGAAGTGCAATGCTTCACACCCTTAGAAGTCTTATTGAAAATGACAGCATATGGTTTGATATCATCAAGTCAATGACTTTAGAATTCGAGCATCAAACCGTTGACGGGAGAGATGTTTTAGATTTTATAAACGACAAAAGTGGGTATGATTTTAATAATTTTTTCGAGCAGTATCTTTATCATTCTAAATTGCCAGTACTAGAGTATGAACTAGTAGGCTGGGGCAAAAGGAAAACATTAAAATACCGATGGAATGCAATTGATGAGTTTGATATGCCAATTAAAGTTACTACCTCTAAAAACACCTATGAATGGATATACCCAAGTGGTGAATGGAAAGAGCTTGACTTTAATATTTGGCGAAAGGATTTTAAAATAGCTAGACATTTATTTTTGGTAGATGTGAAAAACCTTAAATAG
- the rpmG gene encoding 50S ribosomal protein L33 → MAKKGNRVQVILECTEHKSSGMPGTSRYVTTKNKKNTPDRMELKKFNPILKKMTVHKEIK, encoded by the coding sequence ATGGCTAAGAAAGGAAATAGAGTTCAAGTAATTTTAGAGTGTACAGAGCATAAATCATCTGGAATGCCAGGTACATCACGTTATGTAACTACTAAGAACAAAAAAAATACACCGGACAGAATGGAGTTGAAAAAATTCAATCCTATTCTTAAGAAAATGACGGTTCATAAAGAAATTAAGTAA
- a CDS encoding DUF4295 domain-containing protein, which yields MAKKAVASLQKRGAKDFTKVIKMTKSEKTGSYSFKSEIVPKDKVNDYLAKK from the coding sequence ATGGCAAAGAAGGCAGTAGCATCTTTACAAAAAAGAGGAGCAAAAGATTTTACAAAAGTAATAAAGATGACTAAGTCTGAGAAGACTGGTTCTTATTCATTTAAATCTGAAATCGTACCAAAAGATAAGGTAAACGATTATTTAGCAAAAAAATAA
- the ftsY gene encoding signal recognition particle-docking protein FtsY: MGIFGFFSKDKKEKLDKGLEKTKESVFEKLSRAVGGKSKVDEASLDDIEEALITSDIGVETSLKIIERLEERVAKDKYVDANELNTILKDEISRLLEESHNTNETDFVVPEKQVPHVIMVVGVNGVGKTTTIGKLAYQLKKAGKSVVLGAADTFRAAAVDQLVIWSERVGVEIVKQDMGSDPASVAFDTLQSAKAKNADVVIIDTAGRLHNKVNLMNELTKIRNVMAKVIPDAPHDVMLVLDASTGQNAIEQAKQFTLATKVDSLALSKLDGTAKGGVVIGISDQFKIPVRYIGVGEGMEDLQVFNTKEFVDSLFN; the protein is encoded by the coding sequence ATGGGGATATTCGGTTTTTTTTCAAAAGACAAAAAAGAAAAGCTTGACAAAGGTTTAGAGAAAACAAAAGAAAGTGTTTTTGAAAAGCTTTCCAGAGCTGTAGGAGGTAAATCAAAGGTTGATGAAGCTTCATTAGACGACATAGAAGAAGCACTAATCACTTCTGATATAGGTGTTGAAACATCCCTGAAAATTATTGAGCGTTTAGAAGAAAGAGTAGCAAAAGATAAATATGTTGACGCTAACGAATTAAACACTATTCTGAAAGATGAAATTAGCCGTTTGCTTGAAGAAAGTCACAATACCAACGAAACAGACTTTGTAGTTCCAGAAAAACAAGTGCCACATGTCATAATGGTTGTTGGTGTGAACGGAGTAGGTAAAACAACAACTATTGGAAAATTAGCCTATCAATTAAAAAAGGCTGGCAAATCAGTGGTTTTAGGAGCTGCAGACACCTTTAGAGCAGCTGCTGTTGATCAATTAGTGATTTGGTCCGAACGAGTAGGTGTAGAGATAGTAAAGCAAGATATGGGTTCTGATCCGGCATCAGTTGCATTTGACACCTTACAGTCTGCCAAAGCTAAAAACGCCGATGTTGTAATTATAGACACCGCAGGTCGTTTACACAACAAGGTTAATCTTATGAATGAGCTAACAAAAATTAGAAACGTGATGGCAAAGGTAATTCCTGATGCACCCCACGATGTAATGCTTGTTTTAGATGCTTCAACAGGTCAAAATGCTATTGAACAAGCCAAACAATTCACTCTAGCTACTAAGGTCGATTCTTTAGCTCTTTCTAAACTAGACGGAACTGCCAAAGGCGGCGTTGTAATCGGTATTTCTGACCAATTTAAAATACCAGTAAGATATATAGGTGTGGGTGAAGGAATGGAAGATTTGCAAGTGTTTAACACCAAAGAGTTTGTGGACTCATTATTTAATTAA